Proteins from a single region of Limibacter armeniacum:
- a CDS encoding helix-turn-helix transcriptional regulator — protein sequence MHQEAFISTIKQRRETLGITQQDLAELSGVALRTLKAIENGKGNPTLSTIQKLLEVLGLEIVIQVKQ from the coding sequence ATGCACCAAGAAGCATTTATTTCTACCATAAAACAAAGGCGTGAAACGCTTGGCATTACGCAACAGGATCTGGCAGAACTGTCTGGAGTAGCACTCCGTACACTGAAGGCGATCGAAAATGGAAAAGGAAACCCTACCCTTTCTACCATTCAGAAACTGCTGGAGGTATTGGGACTCGAAATAGTGATACAGGTAAAGCAATAA
- a CDS encoding HipA N-terminal domain-containing protein, which translates to MRKAEVYRNGVLAGILTEENRNSYRFVYEEAYFMDTQLPAISLTLPKVKREFHSPILFPFFFNMLSEGVNRKLQSLQLKMDEEDHFGLLLETAQFDTIGAVSVKPID; encoded by the coding sequence ATGAGAAAAGCGGAGGTTTACAGAAATGGTGTGCTGGCGGGTATCCTGACAGAAGAAAACAGGAATAGCTACCGATTTGTCTACGAGGAGGCCTATTTTATGGATACACAACTACCTGCCATAAGCCTAACCTTACCCAAGGTAAAACGGGAATTTCACAGTCCAATCCTGTTCCCATTTTTCTTCAATATGCTGAGTGAAGGTGTCAACCGCAAACTGCAAAGCCTTCAACTGAAAATGGATGAAGAAGACCATTTCGGCCTGCTGCTTGAAACCGCACAATTTGATACCATCGGCGCTGTATCCGTAAAACCGATTGACTGA
- a CDS encoding type II toxin-antitoxin system HipA family toxin: protein MKVEIYNCPGTLAEGHSTYTTACRKRLFEGKKVSHILPYRSPQLSEEVTELFIENRKRISISGVQEKLSMVLEKNRLRLTHSGEQGTYILKPIPRDLKLVEQVPANEHLTMQIARQVYKINTAENALIFFQDGSPAYITRRFDIKSDGTKFGLEDFASLAGKTKDNAGPDFKYRYSYEEIAVLLREFVPAWRVEVEKLFAQILFNYLFHNGDAHLKNFSLIEVRDGDYLLSPVYDLINTRLHVADSDMALEDGLFSHDYETDSFAANGYYAYDDFLEFALKIGVQEKRAIRLLDTFRTANPEVEQLTQRSFLSEELKAQYLTLYRDRIKRLNYSFSGKL, encoded by the coding sequence ATGAAAGTAGAGATTTACAACTGTCCGGGTACTTTGGCGGAAGGACATTCGACCTATACAACTGCCTGCCGTAAACGACTTTTTGAAGGGAAGAAAGTCAGCCATATACTTCCTTACCGCTCTCCGCAACTTAGTGAAGAGGTGACGGAGCTGTTTATCGAAAACCGCAAGCGTATCTCTATTTCAGGAGTACAGGAAAAACTGAGTATGGTACTGGAAAAGAACAGGCTCAGGCTGACGCATTCCGGTGAACAGGGTACTTATATCCTAAAACCTATTCCGAGAGACCTGAAACTGGTGGAGCAGGTTCCTGCCAATGAGCATTTGACCATGCAGATTGCCCGACAAGTTTACAAGATCAATACGGCTGAGAATGCCCTGATTTTCTTTCAGGACGGTTCCCCAGCCTATATCACCCGACGGTTTGACATAAAATCGGACGGCACCAAGTTTGGACTGGAAGATTTTGCTTCATTAGCCGGCAAGACCAAGGACAATGCAGGACCGGACTTCAAGTACCGATACAGTTACGAGGAAATTGCAGTCTTATTAAGGGAGTTTGTACCTGCTTGGAGAGTTGAAGTGGAAAAACTGTTTGCACAGATCCTGTTCAATTACCTTTTCCATAATGGGGATGCACACCTGAAAAACTTTTCCCTAATTGAAGTAAGGGATGGGGATTACCTGCTAAGCCCTGTATATGACCTGATCAATACACGGCTACACGTTGCTGATTCGGATATGGCGTTGGAAGATGGACTGTTTTCCCATGACTATGAAACTGACAGCTTTGCGGCTAACGGATACTATGCTTACGATGATTTTCTGGAATTTGCCTTGAAGATTGGTGTGCAGGAAAAAAGAGCCATTCGCCTACTGGATACATTCCGCACTGCCAACCCTGAGGTCGAGCAACTTACGCAAAGGAGTTTTCTTTCTGAAGAGCTAAAAGCACAATACCTGACCCTGTACCGTGACCGAATCAAAAGGTTGAATTACTCTTTCAGTGGTAAACTTTAG
- a CDS encoding DUF3244 domain-containing protein, whose protein sequence is MKTFKSILAVLTLSIFTLINANATYRPLGGITYSFKVATGQQVATLVLKDMEGKAVDFILSNAEGKVVMHRKFEGVVETSAKLDFAALQKGDYTMTLQFEDNRVVRQLEITEAKTVVMKDYQLTSKDMPYQFKLNGKELSLFFNKAAEKVLNITITNEAGEEVYSSRFVSGFKPVKQLDLSLLKSGIYYVHIKGNETNVTETIAL, encoded by the coding sequence ATGAAAACATTTAAATCAATTCTGGCAGTTCTGACTCTGAGTATCTTTACACTGATCAACGCTAACGCAACTTACAGACCACTAGGCGGTATCACTTACAGCTTTAAAGTGGCAACCGGTCAGCAAGTGGCAACACTGGTACTAAAAGACATGGAAGGTAAGGCAGTGGACTTTATCCTAAGCAATGCAGAAGGCAAAGTGGTCATGCACCGCAAGTTTGAAGGCGTGGTAGAAACTTCTGCTAAACTGGACTTTGCAGCACTGCAAAAAGGTGATTACACGATGACACTTCAGTTTGAGGATAACCGTGTAGTAAGACAACTGGAGATTACAGAAGCTAAAACAGTGGTGATGAAAGATTACCAACTGACAAGCAAGGATATGCCTTACCAGTTTAAATTGAACGGTAAAGAACTGAGCCTGTTCTTTAACAAAGCAGCGGAGAAAGTGCTGAACATTACAATCACCAACGAAGCTGGTGAAGAAGTTTACAGCTCACGTTTCGTAAGCGGTTTCAAGCCAGTAAAACAGCTTGACCTAAGCCTACTGAAAAGTGGTATCTACTACGTGCACATCAAAGGCAACGAGACTAACGTAACAGAAACAATCGCGCTGTAA
- a CDS encoding alkaline phosphatase family protein, producing MNTQKLFKALLLAIYVAICSCNNAIIDTQPNNQVEPNSNLRTASGKHVLFIGIDGLQYEKMANVSTPNLDKLNISKGFTGGIMGTPSEQSTYSGPGWATLLTGVWFDKHGVPNNSSSTYKSQAKSIFAYVKEAQPNAEIASVAVWSPIHEFMENDMSYVDRRYDGGDDAHAVTWAVNDLQDENTDLLFVHLDNVDHVGHASGWGSAYNNAIAEVDVQVGTLLQAVEDRIDQTGEDWLIIVATDHGRDPSLGYSHGNQTTYEKTIFVGMNKAGNDEFNSSVTSIPNSGFNGLYGTVAQTSVAPTILRHLGITIQPEWQLASAPLIGEDGPRKVMQASQGGNSVFWYSQSSNSANIYRNNQLVGTIAGNQGNFTDTTATIGLNTYTVELNGATGSFSMYGNSNNLSISAALDWNDLANNTAYFFRNDYQYVRYNKSNDSADAGYPKPVNSSTWPGLDSYKELISASFKWHNQYGYFFMSDGRYLKYDMSTDQVLSGYPKQVNNSTWPGLQGYGDKIVAALNWDNDKAYFFLNDGTYISYSISNDQVDTGYPKAIDNSSWSGLEPYGNAITAALDWDSTYCYFFLSDNTYIKYNKSTNTAESGYPKAINSSSWPGLM from the coding sequence ATGAACACACAAAAACTATTTAAAGCGCTATTACTAGCCATCTATGTAGCAATTTGCAGCTGTAACAATGCTATTATTGACACACAGCCAAACAACCAAGTTGAACCAAATTCAAACTTAAGAACAGCATCTGGCAAGCATGTGCTTTTCATTGGCATTGATGGATTACAGTATGAAAAAATGGCAAATGTGAGCACACCTAACTTAGACAAGTTGAATATAAGTAAAGGCTTTACAGGTGGTATCATGGGTACCCCTTCCGAGCAGAGTACTTATAGCGGTCCGGGATGGGCTACCCTTTTGACTGGTGTATGGTTTGATAAACATGGAGTTCCAAACAACAGTTCTTCCACCTACAAGTCTCAAGCGAAAAGTATCTTTGCCTATGTAAAAGAAGCACAGCCTAATGCAGAAATAGCTTCAGTAGCAGTTTGGTCTCCCATCCATGAGTTTATGGAAAATGACATGAGCTATGTAGACCGTCGATATGACGGCGGAGATGATGCTCATGCCGTTACATGGGCTGTCAATGACCTACAGGATGAAAATACAGACTTACTATTTGTCCATCTGGATAATGTAGACCACGTAGGACATGCCAGTGGATGGGGAAGTGCCTACAACAATGCTATTGCTGAAGTTGACGTACAGGTGGGAACCTTATTACAAGCAGTGGAAGACCGTATAGACCAAACAGGCGAAGATTGGCTGATCATAGTGGCTACCGACCACGGACGTGACCCAAGTTTAGGTTACTCACATGGTAACCAGACCACTTATGAAAAAACCATCTTTGTAGGTATGAACAAGGCAGGTAATGATGAATTCAATTCTTCAGTTACTTCTATTCCAAATTCAGGTTTTAATGGACTGTATGGGACAGTTGCCCAAACTTCAGTGGCTCCTACTATCCTGAGACATCTGGGTATCACGATCCAACCGGAATGGCAATTGGCATCTGCCCCATTGATCGGAGAAGATGGGCCAAGAAAAGTGATGCAAGCTTCTCAAGGAGGAAATAGCGTTTTCTGGTATTCGCAAAGTAGCAATAGTGCCAATATCTACCGCAACAACCAATTGGTAGGAACCATTGCTGGAAATCAAGGTAACTTTACGGACACTACGGCTACAATTGGGTTAAATACCTACACAGTCGAGTTGAATGGTGCTACAGGTTCATTCAGTATGTACGGCAATAGTAATAACCTGTCAATTTCAGCTGCTCTTGACTGGAATGATCTGGCTAACAATACAGCTTACTTCTTCCGAAATGATTATCAGTATGTGCGTTACAACAAATCCAACGACTCAGCTGATGCTGGATACCCTAAACCTGTCAACAGCTCAACATGGCCCGGACTTGATAGTTACAAGGAACTTATCAGTGCATCTTTTAAATGGCACAACCAGTATGGCTACTTTTTCATGAGCGACGGAAGGTACCTGAAATATGATATGAGTACAGACCAAGTGCTTTCCGGCTATCCGAAACAAGTGAACAACTCAACTTGGCCAGGATTGCAAGGATATGGAGATAAGATTGTGGCAGCACTTAACTGGGACAATGACAAGGCTTATTTTTTCCTGAATGATGGCACCTATATCAGTTACAGCATCAGCAATGACCAAGTAGATACTGGTTATCCAAAAGCAATTGACAACAGCTCATGGTCAGGGTTGGAGCCATACGGCAATGCTATTACCGCTGCCCTTGACTGGGACAGTACTTACTGCTATTTCTTTTTGAGTGACAATACCTATATCAAGTACAATAAATCAACCAATACGGCAGAAAGTGGTTACCCAAAAGCTATCAATAGTAGCTCTTGGCCAGGATTAATGTAA
- a CDS encoding helix-turn-helix domain-containing protein, with protein MAIKDESLGNIGKAIKEIRQDKRLSLQEVSQKSDVTPSLLSKIENFRTVPSLPVLFNIARALDVDMAELVRNVRHSSMDYILIRKGEVSPIERSDSEGLRYFDLISQAITNVNMRVNLVEVSGNVHRPPIATNGLELLYVIHGDINYGLGEEMIELHEGDTLFFDGNIPHSVTNDTDQKALLFKVYLMDVNG; from the coding sequence ATGGCAATCAAGGACGAGAGTCTTGGAAATATAGGCAAGGCAATTAAGGAAATAAGACAGGACAAAAGACTCAGCTTGCAGGAGGTGTCTCAGAAGAGTGATGTAACACCTAGCCTGTTGTCAAAGATTGAAAATTTCAGGACAGTACCTTCTTTACCGGTGTTGTTCAATATCGCCCGTGCATTGGATGTAGATATGGCTGAATTGGTAAGGAATGTCAGGCATTCATCTATGGATTATATCCTGATCAGGAAAGGGGAGGTATCTCCTATAGAGCGTTCTGACTCGGAAGGGCTTCGCTACTTTGATCTTATATCACAAGCCATTACCAATGTCAATATGCGGGTCAACTTGGTGGAAGTGAGCGGTAATGTTCACCGTCCGCCAATTGCAACCAACGGGTTGGAACTGCTGTACGTGATTCATGGAGATATCAACTATGGGTTAGGTGAGGAGATGATTGAGTTGCACGAGGGAGATACCCTGTTTTTTGATGGCAATATTCCTCACTCTGTCACCAACGATACAGACCAGAAGGCATTGCTGTTCAAGGTTTACCTGATGGATGTAAATGGGTAA
- a CDS encoding phosphonatase-like hydrolase — translation MGIKLAVFDMAGTTVKDKNYVHKAFVDAFEKGGFKTTEEQVNPLMGYPKPIAIKKVLDDNKEAYTEADIKVIHDQFVRNMVEFYQTDASVKEEEGVRETFTALHNKGIKIAIDTGFSRDIMDVIIDRLGWKKDNLIDFSVASDEVTQGRPYPDMIFKAMEHFGVEDSQSVIKIGDTSSDMQQGDAAKCGMVIGITTGAFTEETFKPYPYTHIIHALPELIPLLK, via the coding sequence ATGGGAATCAAACTGGCAGTCTTTGACATGGCAGGTACTACAGTCAAAGACAAGAATTATGTACACAAGGCATTTGTAGACGCTTTTGAAAAAGGCGGCTTCAAGACAACTGAAGAGCAGGTAAACCCACTAATGGGATACCCTAAGCCAATCGCCATCAAAAAGGTATTGGATGATAACAAGGAAGCCTATACGGAAGCTGACATCAAGGTTATCCATGATCAGTTTGTTCGGAATATGGTAGAATTCTACCAAACCGATGCAAGTGTAAAGGAAGAGGAAGGAGTGAGAGAAACTTTCACAGCACTTCACAACAAAGGGATCAAGATTGCCATTGACACAGGGTTCAGCAGGGATATCATGGATGTGATCATCGACAGACTAGGCTGGAAAAAGGACAACCTGATTGATTTCAGTGTGGCTAGCGACGAGGTGACTCAAGGAAGACCGTACCCTGATATGATCTTCAAGGCGATGGAACATTTCGGTGTGGAAGACAGCCAGTCAGTGATCAAGATTGGAGATACCAGCTCTGATATGCAACAGGGTGACGCTGCAAAATGTGGCATGGTGATCGGCATCACGACAGGTGCATTTACGGAAGAGACTTTCAAGCCTTATCCATATACGCACATTATTCACGCTTTGCCCGAGCTTATTCCATTACTCAAGTAA